A genomic segment from Propioniciclava sp. MC1595 encodes:
- a CDS encoding IS1634 family transposase, with protein sequence MYTDLGFDVLDDEVFRDLVIARVVEPTSLLDVDRVLADLGRTAASLSTRKRTLGRCQDGAYRDQVAKLCFEQARASGDVSLCLYDVTTLHFEAAEEDALRKVGYSKERRVDPQIIVGLLVDRHGFPLEIGCWEGNKAETHTIVPIIEAFAARHEIEDLVVVADAGMLSAANLKALDQAGHTFIVGSKTTKAPIDLASHFRWHGDVFTDGQVIDTLTPKVGKNTDNDTAKRREPVWDPEQHRNSWRAVWSYSAKRFARDNKTLTAQENRARAAIEGDKPARTPRACRVTDLGGLGQGCLCDQESSVQ encoded by the coding sequence GTGTACACCGACCTGGGTTTCGACGTCCTGGACGATGAGGTGTTCCGCGACCTGGTCATCGCGCGGGTGGTGGAGCCGACCAGCCTGCTGGACGTGGACCGGGTGCTGGCAGACCTGGGTCGGACCGCGGCCAGCCTGTCGACGCGCAAGCGCACGTTGGGCCGATGCCAGGACGGGGCCTACCGCGACCAGGTCGCCAAACTGTGCTTCGAGCAGGCCCGGGCCAGCGGGGATGTGTCGTTGTGCCTGTACGACGTGACCACGCTGCACTTCGAAGCCGCTGAGGAAGATGCCCTGCGCAAGGTCGGCTACTCCAAGGAACGCCGGGTCGACCCGCAGATCATCGTCGGTCTGCTGGTCGACCGGCACGGTTTCCCGTTGGAGATCGGGTGCTGGGAGGGCAACAAGGCCGAGACGCACACGATCGTGCCGATCATCGAGGCCTTCGCCGCCCGGCACGAGATCGAGGACTTGGTCGTGGTCGCTGACGCCGGGATGCTGTCGGCTGCCAATTTGAAGGCCCTGGATCAGGCCGGGCACACCTTCATCGTCGGGTCCAAGACCACCAAGGCCCCGATCGACCTGGCCTCCCACTTCCGCTGGCACGGGGATGTGTTCACCGACGGCCAGGTCATCGACACCCTGACCCCCAAGGTCGGCAAGAACACCGACAACGACACCGCCAAGCGTCGCGAGCCGGTCTGGGACCCCGAGCAGCACCGCAACTCGTGGCGGGCGGTGTGGTCCTACTCGGCCAAGCGGTTCGCCCGGGACAACAAGACCCTCACCGCCCAGGAGAACCGGGCCCGGGCAGCGATCGAGGGGGACAAACCAGCCCGGACGCCTAGGGCGTGTCGCGTAACTGATTTGGGTGGTTTGGGTCAGGGTTGTCTTTGTGACCAGGAGTCCTCAGTTCAGTGA